The sequence GAATAAGCCCAGTTTCTAGGAGAAGGCTGTTGGCAGTATGGTGGAGAGGCGGGTACTTTGGGAACTTTCCTCCCAGGCCAAAGTGCCCTTGCTCCAGGAGGGTAAGTGCCCCAGCTGATCACAAAAGACAGAGAAGTTCCAGGGCTTGATGGTTTGTGGTGGGGACGGAGAGGACTCAATGGACCCAAAGAAAAGGCCAGGGAGCATTGCTCGCATACGGGGCGCTCCTGCCATTAATCAGAGAGGGAGATAGCGGGGCTGAGGTTTAACCACACAAGTGAGGGGGGAGAGTTCAGGCATTGCTGCCAGAAGAGCAGAATGGCCAGGTTCTGTCCTGAGCTGTGCTCTGAATGATTCAAGTGATGCGGGAGTGGAAGGAGAAGGGAGTGTGCGAGTCAGAGTTTGAAGGCCTGGCAGGTGCTGTGTCTATTCAATGCTCTGTGTACCCTGACCCACAGCAtcgcttttttatttaaaaagcccTTTTTTAAACTGTTCCGCTTCTATTGCAGCCTCACTCCAAAAGGGCTGAGTCCAGCTATGTCACCAGCGTTGCAGCGACTCGTAAATAGGACTGCGAGCAAATACACTGACAAAGCCCTGCGAGCCAGTTATACCCCTTCTCCAGCACACCCAGGAACCCCTGGCTACAAGACCCCAGCAGGAGGGTCACACACACCCACTAGCACCCCACCTCCTAGGACTGTCTCCGAGACTCCAGTAACACAAGATCCTGCTTCAATCACAGACAACCTGCTGCAGCTCCCTAAAAGACGAAAGGCATCTGATTTCTTCTAACTACCGCCTTCACCAGCAGGGGGCTGCAGAATTGGCTGTGCAGGGCTGTGTGCAAGCTGAGGGCAGACTGCGTTGCCAGGAGCAAGGGGCATTTGCTTAAAGCTGCTAGAATGTGATCGAGCAGTTGCTGGATTTGGTACCATTTCTGCCCTCGAGCAGGGCATAGTTCCCGCACTTGACATGCCATTACTAGAACAAGAGTGGAGCAGCCTGCGACCTGCGTTTTGGAAGCAGAATATTGACCCGTGTGGTATAATTTCTCTTAGTACCATGTGGACGTGTTACACAGAATCGATAGGGGACAAGGACGCTTCCAGAAATAGCATAAAAGGGCTTGGACTTTTGGAAAATAGCCAGAAATGTTTGGGATATTTTTTGTAATTCTCCTcggtttttttaaaagcttgcCCCTGCTGTCTGCATTTGAGTGCCTCTCTTTCTGTACAGATGTGTCTATTTATAAAGTGAAGCGAGCCTTTGTATTAAGGCCTGAACCAAGGTGTGAAACTTCCTTGCTTATGACTTTGCGTTCCACTGAAAAATGCTGTTCTGCTGAGTAAAGAAGGGATGTAGGCAAGTCTCCGTAttctttcctcttccaatctcAATTCTGCATAGAAAGAACCAAACTATCAGAAAGCCCCTCTAACTTGCCGTCTATTTAAACTGCACTCTTCAGTGTCCAACAGGCCCCATGGCGAGCATTAGTCCTTTGAGGACACAGGGGAGCAGCCTTCAGTGCTCACATTTTCTATTAGTCTGCCTTCCTGGATAGAGTCCAGAAACGTGGCAAGTATTTTTGCCCTGCAGTGAAGTACAGCAGGAGATACGGATGTGAGTGCGCATCTGAAATACCCAGCAAGTTGTAGATGTCATACAGAACTTTGGAAATCTTAGAATCTAAGCAGAAAAAACAAGTCATCAGTGTTTGGTCTGAAGCACACAGGCATTTTACAAGGCTCTGGCATTGAATGCAGTTATTTGGGGGAGAGGCCAGCCTGGGACAGGGAGATTTACTATTGCTGTGGCATCACCTTTCAAGTGCAGAGCccttgtgtgtgttgtgtgtgtgttttttaaggCTATAGAGGGGGTCAGAGTGGAAAGTCAGCAGCCTTTGTAGTTTCTTGTGCACTAGGAAAGTGCTACGCACTGCCTCTGTTTACAAGGAATGCATCcctgtttttttgtgtgtgtcttaaATATAATCATTGCAAATAGAGCTGCCACCTTGACCATCTGATGTGGTTTAGGGAGCCACAACACAGCTCCATATAGTCCTGATCcagtttccactgacttcagtggtcagcttctcattgacttcactggccaTTGGCTCAGGCCGTATTTGAATTGGCGAGATCACTTGGCTTTTCCAAGGTataaaaattctgtttttttttttttttgttaatggcctgtgtctgtctgtctgtctctctctctctcaaaagcaGAACTTTCCTTACAATCTTGAACATCTCTGGTCCCCAGTCATTCACTTCAGTGAGCTGCGTTTTCTGCCTTGCTCTGCTTGGCAGCAGAAGAGTCAGGCTGACAGAGGATAACCACAATGGCAACAAGTGCTGAGCAGATGCATTAGCACGGCTCACTTGAGGAGAGAGTGAAAGTAGGGGTGGGAGATGTTTCTAAAAgctacagaaaaatatttttattaatgttgCAATTCAGGGTTAGAAAAAAACTGCTTTGATGAATGGAAACTTTTTTGGTGAGGGTGGGGCATAAACTGTTAATTTTGGCAGACAAGAGCTTTCACTTTCTAAATATTTCTGGTGAGCTGTTGTGAGGAGAGCTTGCCAAATGCAAACAATGCATCACCTTCTTCCCTCTGCAGATGGCGCCAGTGCTGCCCCTAGCTCCGCCCTGCAGCAGTCAAATGAAATTAAGACGGGAGGTCAGTttcacagctgctgctgttcgGAACaccctggtggtggtggtttaggaaggctgtgaggagcagcagtgggagctggagTGATTGATGGGAAAGGAAGACCTAGAAAGTTCCCTAGCTACACCTCTTCTCATCCCTCCTTCTCGCTGGCTCCTTCAGCAGCCTGGAGGAGGGATATAGAGTAGTGGCGACACGCCTCCCCTGGTGGCTCGCAGCAACCAGGAGGCTGCGGCAAAGGGAAAAGAGGAAACTCCTCCCTTCTAGCAGCTGCAGGGCTGAGGTGCTTCATGGTGATTCGACACCTAGCACCTGACAATCGATAGAGCCTATAACCTGTGCCCATGGAGTGCGGCTCACAGTAATTGCCAGGactctccccccttctccccaggcagggtctgtgctgggggagggggtcgggggAGTGTGTCCTGGACCTCACTGCTGTGCCCCTCTCCCAATCACTTTTGTAGCTGCTGAGGTCTAGTAGGGATCTGGtacttccctcttcccccaacccTGCTTCTAAACTGTAGTAAAGATTTAGCTCACTCAGGTATTATAGCCAATCGCTATGTTTTTCTCAAAGGTGGCTGAATGTTTGTAATAGCATCCCCCGGGCAGGGATTGGTGTAGAACTGTAGGGAATTATTTACAGGATATGCAAGCACTAGTGTTAACTCAAGCAGTAGTTTAGCTTTTATTGGTGTGGTTTCAAAGCTGTCCCAGTGGGAGTGGGCGATATGGTCCTTTTCTAGTAGAGCAGTGAGCACCATGTCCAGTGTGGCTTTTGGAAACCTAACTGGGGCTACTTGCAAGCTAACATTGTTCCGGATCTCCCTCCCTGCTCAGGTTGCCAAGAGCGTTAAGGCTGGTTATTCCTAAATGGCTAATGTAACACTGGAAAGTTTCATAAAATGGGACAGTTCAGTGGGACACGGTCACTTGAAGGTTGGGCAGCTTGTAGAAAAGAATCCAAAGTAGTTTCACACTCTACAGCTGCCCCCGAGTCCCTCCAGCCAATTTATGGCTTTACAATCACATTTCAAAATGCTCCATCTCCTCCGTGAATTAATCCAGTACCTGCCTCGGAGTCTCTCACAAACAACAGGAGACATTGATTAGCTAGACACAGTGCGGTCAAATTTACAAAGTTGAAGTGAAGTGAGGCAAATCTAGAGTTACAGGGATCTCAGGTGTTACTTCTAACAGGAGGCACGTTTCCAGGCCGAGTTATGGTTTGTAAGGGGAGAACGTCCCCTTTGCTGCGTTTTTAAACAATAATAGTTCCCTGTTATTAGAATATGACAAATTGAGGGGTCTTAGTCGTGCAGTTTGCCTTTTCCCTGCGGATGAGCATATCCGCACTTGTAATCAATTGCATATCAGCGCTCCATTTACACTGTGACATGGTTTAGCAAAATCCATTTCTTTGCATCAGAAAacggagagaaaaaaaatggccAAACCTGCTGTTGTGATGCTGCTGCATTGAATATTTAGTAAAGCTTAGTGAGGTCAGAAATTGCCAACCCCAGTAACTCCAGCACAACTGCGGCACTGGAGTATGAAAGGAAAGAATGACCATTTCTTTTCTATGCACATATAAGCACTGGCTTGGAGAGGGCTAGCCGCCACTCTCTTAATGCCCAAATGTGAAAAGGGGCATGAGATTGTGATGAAACATTGCGCAAAAGAAACCTTAACTCACTGCAGCTCTTTGAGCATTTGACAGTGGGACAGCTATGGAAAAAGTACTCTGTAGGCCTTATGTCACTTGGGCGTACAAATCTATTAGGTGGCTTGGAAAATCAATCTCCTTATTTAACCCTTCAATTCAGCAACATGGTTACCAAGTTAGAAGAAAATTTAATAGAATTGCTATAAAATAATTGCTTGTTATGAATGGACTTTACTTTCTCCTGTTCTGGGCTCTGTTTTTCAAAACTAACTTCATAGTCTTATTCGTTAGTTGCGCTTAAAGCCATGCAAACGACTCTTGCAGGTGGCTATTCTTTAGTCATCACCATTTGTGATCCCCGTTCTTTGCATTTCATCTGTCAGGTCATTAACTTCTGCTTGCTCTTCCTCGGGAACGGCATCCTCTGCTTCCGGTACTGCCTCTAATCTGGGCACTGCTTTAGACTCAGTTTTGTAATCTGGTCTATCTAGCTTAGATTCCTCCAGGGGTTCTATTTCCTGTTTGTGCTCTGACTTCAACTTGCCAAGATTCCGAGAACACTCTCCCTCTTTTACAAGTGAAGTTGCTGAAGGAACTCTGGATTTTGGAGTCTGCATCCAAATATGATTTAAAATCTCATCTACGTGCAACCTCCGAGCCACGTCCGGCTGCAGCATACGGTAAATAAGATCTTTGCATTCAACTGTCAAGTTTTTAGACTTGGGAAAATGCACTCTGTGTTCTTTCTGAATCTTTAGCATTTTTCTAATGTTTGAGTCGTCATATGGCATTGATCCACAGACCATTATATACAAAATGACACCCAGACTCCATATGTCATAAATCTTAGGCTGATAGGGAATGCCCTGTAACACTTCAGGGGCTGCATACGCAGCAGAACCACAGAAGGTTTTACTGAGAATAACTTTGCAATTTTCATCTCGAGTCAGTCGTCTGGAAAAGCCAAAGTCTGACAGTTTGATATTAAAGTCTTTGTCTAGAAGGAGGTTCTCACATTTCAAGTCCCTGTGGACAATATCCAAATCGTGGCAGTACTTGATGGCAGAAGACAGCTGGCGAAACATCTTACGAGCTACATCTTCAGTCAAAGCCCCTTTGCTCTTGATGTACTCCAGTAAGTCTCCTTTTGTACCCAGCTCCATCACGATGTAGACTTTGCCATCAGATGTCTCAAAAATCTCATAGGTCTTGACCACGGAGCAGTGATTCACTTTTGCTAAAATCTCTATTTCCCTGGGGAGAAATCTTTCCAGGAAGTCACGAGGAGCTTTTTTCCGGTCTATGATCTTTACTGCTACATCAAATTTCAGTCGATCGGAGTAGGCAGATTTCACTTTAGCATAAGACCCTTCTCCCAAATTCCCCCCCACGATGTAGCCTCTCTTTTTAAGGACTGCAGCATCATCCATGGTGCCAGAGGCAACAAGTGATTCATAAGTTGAAGTTGACTGTGCATCACGTATGCCAGAAGCCTGTTGTTATATATTCCATGGTGGCCATCTGAGATGCCCTGCTTCTCTCGAGTTGGATGTTGTAGAATCTTCAGCATTGTTTAATGTATGATGTGGGGCTATGATGTCACAAAGCAGAGCTGCTGTTACTAGGGGTTAGTGAAGTTAAATGCCTTTTTTCAGACCTGCTGAAAAGCAACCGGAAGCCAAGAACCAAAGCAACCTTCCAGCACATCATCCACAAGAGCTGTCACCTTGTTTGTACTGTAACATCCTGGTAAAATGATTATTCCATTCACTCTCACAAGAGGAGAAGAGGAATAATTGAAGTGGTTTTTTCCCATTCTTTGGCTATGGAAAGTATTTGATTCCTGTGCTTTGATATTTATATATGCTTCTTAGCTTGCTACTCCACTCTGTATTTTGATCATAGCTTGGCTAAGAGAATTGATTAGTTTAATTATAGGATACTTCTTGTTTGTGTGGCTTATGAAAGTAAAATGAATACAAAGGGAGTCTACAGAAcggcacacacacacaacactagGGAACAGCTTTCTCTTTTAAATCTGTTTGTCTAGTTTTAGAAATGTTATTCCATGAGATAAAATGAACAAGGAAATGCGTATAATATTGCTTCTAAAATGCATTCTATTTGCTGTAGCATTAAAACTAATAAGGAAAATCACCTGTTAAGAAAATACTCTAAAACCTCTTCTGAAATAAGTAGATCACAGCCAGGCGACATTGTAATTATTCAAAGGCTTGAAGCTTTGCGCTTTTCAAATGTAATAAATCAAAACAATCTTTACTCTGCTTACTACCATTGCTTTTAAATGTTGAGTTTTAATAATCTACTCTAATTTACCAATGGccatttttgttttctgtttatttttgcattttaCTCCATTAAGACAATCCGAACTAGATGCATTAGTTGCATTCTCTGGTATTTATGTCAGAGCTCAATAGGATTATGTTCTGAGTGTCCAGCACCACAGCAGAATGTTTCAGTTACAAAAGAAATGTTCCCCCTAGAAGCtaaattgtgtgtgtatgtgtgtacatgcGTCCACACCTTTTTATGTAGGgcttctttttttgggggggggcttaTTAATTTAACTTTGGGGATGTTATTTGTAGCAATTTGAGTTTTGTCCAAAAATTGGGGCTTTCTCTTTGTGTATATTGTAATGAATGTCGATTTTATACCTTACTTGTTACAGTAATATGCTAATGATTGCAGTACTGTTTCAAATTGCACTATGTTAAAGTGCGCTAGGAACccttagtgcacaccagcagggtctacgtAGGCCAAGGAAGATGCAGCATGTTGGCATGTTTTAGAGATCACACCCTAGAAGTCCGTTCTactgctccatgtagacaagctgttGGGTACAAGTAGCCATTTCTGGTGTTTTGGGGGATAAgcactgcttttattttttttgtgtttttcagTTAAAACTAAAAATCAGAAGCCCTATATATGTCTCACACAACATACACACTTATGTGTCTATATGTAGAGGCACTGGTTAAGGTTAAAACTTAAAGTTGAGTTTTGCCcttaaagcagggattcaacCAGTTTATGTAAGAAGAATATAACCTCAAAATTCTTCTTTGTGGACAgaataagtttttttttctgagaatttacaagtaaatcctTTAAATGGTTTGTTTAAGAAGTGTAGTACTTTATCAGCTCATTCTTCATCCTGGGTGATCTTAACAATAACATACTCTTAAAATGTCCATCTCATTAAAACGTATTGAAACCTCCTGGATAGGTTCCATTTGAAGAACTGAATTTGTAATTGAGCTAAGTTATTAATAAGTGTTACGTTTAATTGTCATTATATAGATAGGGGCAGCTCACGATGCTCCTAACAGGAACCACTGTACCATAAACGACAATTCAACTAACCACCAGCTGTTCT comes from Mauremys reevesii isolate NIE-2019 linkage group 18, ASM1616193v1, whole genome shotgun sequence and encodes:
- the TSSK2 gene encoding testis-specific serine/threonine-protein kinase 2; translated protein: MDDAAVLKKRGYIVGGNLGEGSYAKVKSAYSDRLKFDVAVKIIDRKKAPRDFLERFLPREIEILAKVNHCSVVKTYEIFETSDGKVYIVMELGTKGDLLEYIKSKGALTEDVARKMFRQLSSAIKYCHDLDIVHRDLKCENLLLDKDFNIKLSDFGFSRRLTRDENCKVILSKTFCGSAAYAAPEVLQGIPYQPKIYDIWSLGVILYIMVCGSMPYDDSNIRKMLKIQKEHRVHFPKSKNLTVECKDLIYRMLQPDVARRLHVDEILNHIWMQTPKSRVPSATSLVKEGECSRNLGKLKSEHKQEIEPLEESKLDRPDYKTESKAVPRLEAVPEAEDAVPEEEQAEVNDLTDEMQRTGITNGDD